One Actinoplanes missouriensis 431 DNA segment encodes these proteins:
- a CDS encoding UbiX family flavin prenyltransferase: MREPWIVGVSGASGTPYAKAVITGLLDAGESVDLVISRAARLTLLDETGATVRDAHWKDDVSAWLGRDLGDLAYWPAGDLAAGPSSGSYPVRGMAVVPASTAACAGIAIGLSKDLLQRAAEVNLKERRRTVVVPRETPVTRSHLEHLIALHDAGAVVLPASPGFYGSGAGATAQQLIDFVAGKVLDALGVPHTLFRRWTGEIGEGRA, from the coding sequence ATGCGCGAACCCTGGATTGTCGGCGTCTCCGGCGCCTCCGGCACCCCGTACGCGAAAGCGGTGATCACCGGACTGCTGGACGCCGGCGAGTCCGTGGACCTGGTGATCTCCCGGGCCGCCCGGCTGACCCTGCTGGACGAGACCGGCGCCACGGTCCGCGACGCGCACTGGAAGGACGACGTCTCCGCCTGGCTCGGCCGGGATCTGGGTGACCTGGCGTACTGGCCGGCCGGTGATCTGGCCGCCGGACCGAGCAGCGGGTCGTACCCGGTTCGTGGCATGGCGGTGGTCCCGGCGAGCACGGCGGCGTGCGCCGGGATCGCCATTGGACTGTCGAAGGATCTGCTGCAACGCGCGGCGGAGGTGAACCTCAAGGAACGGCGACGCACGGTGGTCGTTCCCCGAGAGACGCCGGTTACGCGCAGTCACCTCGAGCACCTGATCGCGCTCCACGATGCCGGTGCGGTGGTCCTGCCGGCGAGCCCGGGTTTCTATGGGTCCGGGGCAGGCGCCACCGCACAACAATTGATCGACTTCGTGGCCGGAAAGGTGCTGGACGCGCTGGGCGTACCGCACACGCTCTTCCGCAGATGGACCGGCGAGATCGGCGAGGGACGCGCCTAG
- the mqnE gene encoding aminofutalosine synthase MqnE: MDAGLKRELEAKVYAGERLTREDGIALYESDDLTWLGRLAHHKRTEMNGDRVMFNVNRHLNLTNVCSASCAYCSFQRKAGEKDAYTMRIDEAVRKAKEMEDEQLTELHIVNGLHPTLPWRYYPKVLRELKAALPNVKLKCFTATEVQWFEKISGLSASEILDELMDAGLESLTGGGAEIFDWEVRQHIVDHDCHWEDWSRIHRLAHQKGMKTPATMLYGHIEEPRHRVDHVLRLRELQDETGGFVVFIPLRYQHDFVDSQDGKIRNRLQDRTTMAMPAESLKTFAVSRLLFDNVPHVKCFWVMHGLSVAQLSLNFGADDLDGSVVEYKITHDADAYGTPHTMHRDDLLDLITDAGFQPVERNTRYEIVREYDKPVPLAERRSEPQRVWA; encoded by the coding sequence ATGGACGCCGGGCTGAAACGGGAGCTCGAAGCCAAGGTCTACGCCGGTGAGAGGCTGACCCGTGAGGACGGCATCGCGCTCTACGAGTCGGACGATCTGACCTGGCTCGGCCGGCTGGCGCACCACAAGCGCACCGAGATGAACGGCGACCGGGTGATGTTCAACGTCAACCGGCACCTCAATCTCACCAACGTCTGTTCCGCCAGCTGCGCCTACTGCTCCTTCCAGCGCAAGGCGGGCGAGAAAGACGCCTACACGATGCGCATCGACGAGGCCGTTCGCAAGGCCAAGGAGATGGAGGACGAGCAGCTCACCGAGCTGCACATCGTCAACGGCCTGCACCCGACCCTGCCGTGGCGCTACTACCCGAAGGTACTGCGTGAGCTGAAGGCCGCGCTGCCGAACGTGAAGCTCAAGTGCTTCACCGCGACCGAGGTGCAGTGGTTCGAGAAGATCAGCGGCCTCTCGGCGAGCGAGATCCTCGACGAGCTGATGGACGCCGGGCTGGAGTCGCTGACCGGTGGCGGCGCCGAGATCTTCGACTGGGAGGTCCGGCAGCACATCGTCGACCACGACTGCCACTGGGAGGACTGGTCACGCATCCACCGGCTGGCACACCAGAAAGGCATGAAAACCCCGGCGACCATGCTGTACGGGCATATCGAGGAGCCCCGGCATCGCGTCGACCACGTGTTGCGCCTGCGCGAGCTGCAGGACGAGACGGGTGGCTTCGTGGTCTTCATCCCGCTGCGCTACCAGCACGACTTCGTCGACTCGCAGGACGGCAAGATCCGCAACCGGCTCCAGGACCGCACGACGATGGCGATGCCGGCCGAGTCGCTGAAGACGTTCGCGGTCTCCCGCCTGCTCTTCGACAACGTGCCGCACGTGAAGTGCTTCTGGGTGATGCACGGCCTGTCGGTCGCCCAGCTCTCGCTGAACTTCGGTGCCGACGACCTGGACGGCTCGGTCGTGGAATACAAGATCACTCACGACGCCGACGCGTACGGGACGCCCCACACGATGCACCGCGACGACCTGCTCGACCTGATCACGGACGCGGGTTTCCAGCCGGTCGAGCGCAACACCCGCTACGAGATCGTCCGGGAGTACGACAAGCCCGTCCCGCTGGCCGAACGCCGCAGCGAACCGCAGCGAGTCTGGGCCTGA
- a CDS encoding putative glycolipid-binding domain-containing protein has translation MPLPTALFWERRDVPGAEHALLADRTGLYAHGTALAVDPVPYACHYELQTDQDWVTTRFDVRAEGAGWARGVRLELAAGRWRITASEQGDLDAALVAAGHARAGLPGSEDPDLLYGAFDVDLGGSPLTNTLPIRRLGLLTAESGVAHRLSVAWVLVPSLEVVQADQIYTPLGGDRVRYASETFSADLTLDDEGFVRDYPGLATRR, from the coding sequence ATGCCGCTGCCCACCGCGTTGTTCTGGGAGCGCCGTGACGTGCCCGGCGCCGAGCACGCCCTGCTGGCGGACCGCACCGGGCTCTATGCGCACGGAACAGCCCTGGCCGTCGACCCGGTGCCGTACGCGTGCCATTACGAGCTGCAGACCGACCAGGACTGGGTCACCACCCGGTTCGACGTGCGGGCCGAGGGAGCGGGCTGGGCGCGCGGCGTCCGGCTGGAGCTGGCCGCCGGGCGCTGGCGGATCACCGCCTCCGAGCAGGGCGACCTGGACGCGGCCCTGGTGGCGGCCGGACACGCTCGTGCCGGGCTGCCGGGCAGCGAGGACCCGGATCTGCTCTACGGCGCGTTCGACGTGGATCTGGGCGGTTCCCCGCTCACGAACACGCTGCCGATCCGCCGGCTGGGCCTGCTGACCGCGGAGAGCGGCGTGGCGCATCGGCTCAGCGTCGCCTGGGTTCTGGTGCCGAGTCTCGAAGTGGTGCAGGCCGACCAGATTTACACACCGCTCGGCGGTGATCGGGTGCGCTATGCCAGCGAGACGTTCAGCGCCGATCTGACGCTCGACGATGAGGGTTTCGTGCGGGATTACCCCGGTTTGGCCACTCGCCGCTAG
- a CDS encoding DEAD/DEAH box helicase, translated as MTTFADPSTFPSVNETPATSIEETVVAGDETPVAAVEETAPVRTFADLGLPAEIVRVLNREGISTPFEIQAATVPDALAGRDVLGRGQTGSGKTLAFGLPVLARIAKSGKARPHYPKALILVPTRELAMQVADSLMPIGRSVGVFLKTAVGGVPYDRQMDALRRGVEVIVATPGRLGDLIERGACRLDDVEITVLDEADQMADMGFLPEVTELLSKTPADAQRLLFSATLDGDVDTLVQRFMHDPVTHSTAPAEASVSTMDHHMLLIPPAEKFPITSWIANREGKTIVFARTQMGVDRLVEQLAAVGVRAGALHGGKTQRVRTRTLAEFKEGRTNVLVATDVAARGIHVDGISLVMHVDPPKDPKDYLHRAGRTARAGESGAVVTLVLPKQRRTTQAMLSKAGVAPAETRVRVGDEKLSEITGARQPSGVPVVEEPEPRRERGDRPRRFGDRPSRGGYGDRPQRSYGDRNDRFGDRPRRSYGDRPFGDRPTGDRQYGDRPQYGDRPAGERGQYGDRPQHGDRPQHGDRPQYGDRPQRSFGDRDRGGFGDRDRGGFGDRAPRGDRGGDRHFGDRPAGQRRDAGRGDRREGPSGRFGSPRPARSY; from the coding sequence TTGACCACTTTCGCTGATCCCAGCACGTTCCCGTCCGTAAACGAAACCCCCGCAACATCCATCGAAGAGACCGTTGTCGCCGGTGACGAGACCCCGGTGGCCGCTGTCGAGGAGACCGCGCCGGTCCGCACCTTCGCCGACCTGGGCCTTCCCGCCGAGATCGTCCGCGTGCTGAACCGTGAGGGCATCTCCACCCCGTTCGAGATCCAGGCCGCCACCGTTCCGGACGCGCTCGCCGGCCGTGACGTGCTGGGCCGCGGACAGACCGGCTCCGGCAAGACTCTCGCCTTCGGCCTGCCCGTGCTGGCCCGGATCGCGAAGAGCGGCAAGGCCCGCCCGCACTACCCGAAGGCTCTGATCCTCGTTCCGACCCGTGAGCTGGCGATGCAGGTCGCCGACTCGCTGATGCCGATCGGCCGCTCGGTCGGCGTCTTCCTGAAGACCGCCGTCGGCGGCGTTCCGTACGACCGGCAGATGGACGCTCTGCGTCGCGGCGTCGAGGTGATCGTCGCCACGCCGGGCCGGCTCGGCGACCTGATCGAGCGTGGGGCCTGCCGGCTCGACGACGTCGAGATCACCGTGCTGGACGAGGCCGACCAGATGGCCGACATGGGCTTCCTGCCCGAGGTCACCGAGCTGCTCTCGAAGACCCCGGCGGACGCGCAGCGGCTGCTCTTCTCGGCCACTCTGGACGGTGACGTCGACACCCTGGTCCAGCGGTTCATGCACGACCCGGTGACCCACTCGACCGCGCCGGCCGAGGCCAGCGTGTCCACGATGGATCACCACATGCTGCTGATCCCGCCGGCCGAGAAGTTCCCGATCACCTCGTGGATCGCGAACCGTGAGGGCAAGACCATCGTCTTCGCCCGCACCCAGATGGGCGTGGACCGGCTGGTCGAGCAGCTTGCCGCGGTCGGCGTCCGCGCCGGCGCGCTGCACGGCGGCAAGACCCAGCGGGTCCGCACCCGCACGCTCGCCGAGTTCAAGGAAGGCCGGACGAACGTCCTGGTCGCCACGGACGTGGCAGCGCGTGGCATCCACGTCGACGGCATCTCGCTGGTCATGCACGTGGACCCGCCGAAGGACCCGAAGGACTACCTGCACCGGGCCGGTCGCACCGCCCGGGCCGGCGAGTCCGGCGCGGTCGTGACGCTGGTTCTGCCGAAGCAGCGCCGCACCACCCAGGCGATGCTGTCGAAGGCGGGCGTCGCGCCGGCCGAGACCCGCGTCCGGGTCGGTGACGAGAAGCTGTCCGAGATCACCGGCGCTCGCCAGCCGAGCGGCGTCCCGGTGGTGGAGGAGCCGGAGCCGCGGCGTGAGCGTGGCGACCGTCCGCGCCGGTTCGGCGACCGGCCGTCGCGTGGTGGCTACGGTGACCGTCCGCAGCGTTCCTACGGCGACCGCAACGACCGTTTCGGGGACCGGCCGCGCCGTTCCTACGGAGATCGGCCGTTCGGTGACCGTCCGACCGGCGACCGGCAGTACGGTGACCGCCCGCAGTACGGTGACCGCCCGGCCGGCGAGCGTGGCCAGTACGGCGACCGTCCGCAGCACGGTGACCGCCCGCAGCACGGCGACCGCCCCCAGTACGGGGACCGTCCGCAGCGTTCGTTCGGTGACCGCGACCGTGGTGGCTTCGGTGACCGCGACCGTGGTGGCTTCGGCGACCGTGCGCCGCGTGGTGACCGGGGCGGCGACCGTCACTTCGGTGACCGTCCGGCCGGTCAGCGCCGGGACGCCGGTCGTGGCGACCGCCGCGAGGGACCGTCGGGCCGCTTCGGCTCGCCGCGCCCGGCCCGCAGCTACTGA
- a CDS encoding BldC family transcriptional regulator — MDTGDRLLTPGEVAALFRVDPKTVTRWAAAGRIGSIRTPGGHRRFRESEVRALLEGDGVIEEMREDDAANKPRNNGPTNPGAGYGPPNGLR; from the coding sequence GTGGACACTGGAGATCGTCTGCTGACGCCGGGCGAGGTGGCCGCGCTCTTCCGCGTCGACCCCAAGACCGTTACGCGCTGGGCCGCAGCCGGGCGCATCGGCAGCATCCGTACTCCCGGTGGACACCGCCGATTCCGCGAGTCCGAGGTCCGGGCGCTGCTGGAAGGCGACGGCGTGATCGAGGAGATGCGCGAGGACGACGCCGCCAACAAGCCACGTAACAACGGGCCGACGAACCCGGGAGCGGGTTACGGCCCGCCCAACGGGTTGCGCTAG
- the mqnP gene encoding menaquinone biosynthesis prenyltransferase MqnP — protein sequence MTAAVEKPGKVKAFLRLVMIEHSIFALPFAYLSALVAIDRDGTGRHWADLVLVTIAMVSGRTFAMAANRILDRKIDAQNPRTQNRELVTGAVSVRTAWTGALVSLVILVIAAGLLNPLCLVLSPLAVIPLVVYPYAKRFTNFPHYVLALAQAVAPVGAWLAITGTFEGSGPAWVLGVAVGLWIGGFDIIYACQDVEVDRRIGVHSTPARFGVPLALKISTVTHVLSFALFVWFGQWAGLSWLWWIGLLLTGAGLVYQHVVVTPTDLSKVNRAFFTANGFIAIALFVFALLDLILL from the coding sequence ATGACGGCAGCCGTGGAGAAACCGGGGAAGGTGAAGGCCTTCCTGCGGCTCGTCATGATCGAGCACTCGATCTTCGCGCTGCCGTTCGCGTACCTCTCCGCGCTCGTCGCCATCGACCGGGACGGCACCGGCCGGCACTGGGCCGATCTGGTGCTGGTCACGATCGCGATGGTCTCCGGCCGTACCTTCGCGATGGCGGCCAATCGCATCCTGGACCGCAAGATCGACGCGCAGAACCCGCGCACGCAGAACCGGGAGCTGGTCACCGGCGCCGTCAGCGTGCGGACCGCGTGGACCGGCGCGCTCGTCTCACTGGTGATCCTGGTGATCGCGGCGGGCCTGCTCAACCCGCTCTGCCTGGTCCTCTCGCCGCTCGCCGTGATCCCGCTGGTGGTCTACCCGTACGCGAAGCGGTTCACGAACTTCCCGCACTACGTGCTGGCGCTGGCGCAGGCGGTGGCCCCGGTCGGCGCCTGGCTGGCGATCACCGGCACGTTCGAGGGCTCCGGGCCGGCGTGGGTGCTCGGCGTCGCGGTGGGTCTGTGGATCGGTGGCTTCGACATCATCTACGCCTGCCAGGACGTGGAGGTGGACCGCCGGATCGGGGTGCACTCGACGCCGGCGCGGTTCGGCGTGCCGCTGGCGCTGAAGATCTCGACGGTGACCCACGTCCTGAGCTTCGCGCTCTTCGTCTGGTTTGGTCAGTGGGCCGGCCTGAGCTGGCTCTGGTGGATCGGGCTGCTCCTCACCGGCGCCGGCCTCGTCTACCAGCACGTCGTCGTCACCCCCACCGACCTCTCCAAGGTCAACCGAGCGTTCTTCACCGCGAACGGCTTCATCGCGATCGCGCTCTTCGTCTTCGCCCTCCTCGACCTGATCCTGCTGTAA
- a CDS encoding SigE family RNA polymerase sigma factor yields MSDREAEFREFVAARMEPLRGLAYLTCGDWQLAEDAVLAALPKLYAKWNRIDNHDAYARTAVVRAAIDETRRPWWRRERSHSDALPERAEPDSTQAVHDRLQMRSALRQLPPRQRAVLVLRFLEGLSVEQTAAALSCPQGTVKVYTARGLATLRHIMGADLEAPYATL; encoded by the coding sequence GTGAGCGATAGAGAGGCCGAGTTCCGGGAGTTCGTCGCCGCGCGCATGGAACCCTTGCGCGGGCTGGCGTACCTCACCTGCGGCGACTGGCAGCTGGCCGAGGACGCCGTCCTGGCCGCCCTGCCGAAGCTGTACGCGAAGTGGAACCGCATCGACAACCACGACGCGTACGCGCGTACCGCGGTGGTCCGGGCCGCGATCGACGAGACCCGCCGCCCGTGGTGGCGGCGGGAGCGGTCGCACAGCGACGCGCTGCCGGAACGCGCCGAGCCGGACTCCACCCAGGCGGTCCACGACCGGCTGCAGATGCGGTCCGCGCTGCGGCAGCTGCCCCCGCGACAGCGGGCGGTGCTGGTGCTGCGATTCCTCGAAGGGCTCAGCGTGGAACAGACCGCCGCGGCCCTGAGCTGCCCGCAGGGCACCGTGAAGGTCTACACCGCGCGTGGTCTCGCGACGCTCCGCCACATCATGGGCGCGGACCTGGAGGCACCCTATGCGACTCTCTGA
- a CDS encoding Lrp/AsnC family transcriptional regulator, with translation MDSIDLKLIDLLRENARSSYAELARKVGLSAPAVHERVGKLETAGTIRGYRADIDHEAVGLGVTALIGIIEDSGADTDDVLAAVRAMPEVESCYFMAGVESYQLTVRVGSIAELEQLIVRINRTPGVASTRTAIALSTKWENRPQPGRA, from the coding sequence ATGGACTCCATCGACCTCAAGCTGATCGACCTGCTACGAGAGAACGCTCGCTCGTCGTACGCCGAACTCGCTCGCAAGGTCGGGCTCTCCGCCCCCGCGGTGCACGAACGTGTGGGTAAGCTCGAGACCGCCGGCACCATCCGCGGTTACCGGGCCGACATCGACCATGAGGCGGTCGGCCTCGGTGTCACCGCGCTCATCGGCATCATCGAGGACTCCGGCGCCGACACCGACGACGTGCTGGCTGCGGTGCGCGCCATGCCCGAAGTGGAGAGCTGCTACTTCATGGCCGGGGTCGAGTCGTACCAGCTCACCGTCCGGGTCGGTTCGATCGCCGAGCTGGAGCAGCTGATCGTCCGGATCAACCGCACGCCCGGGGTCGCGTCGACGCGGACCGCGATCGCGCTCTCCACCAAGTGGGAGAACCGGCCCCAGCCGGGCCGGGCCTGA
- a CDS encoding C40 family peptidase has protein sequence MSKALRYGSTRRSRFAPSRLRPFALPAAVLAAIATLFQPIPAMAAPTDPAVPAATTPATSATTSTSIPNSGSRPTQTGTLVLPGSPTGTTTTAALPVTSITGIATSPVVQQVERGRAEIAALGDQLIRVGQDRDITKAQVTTAAQKVLDAQESLRAAQTNAVEAADAAVREAAALPPGTVGSGLLDLESLARLQRGDATAHESAARRLESAQTAAQLALDEQTTSSARFAQLAAEWTKLSGQLTKKQAAQQKLETANATELNAAETTQNATDQALGSQYLTGAEAGRGADPRAIKALEFALAQRGDPYVWSEEGPDQYDCSGLMYAAYRSPGVGYPLTRVSRDQYYQTRDRAVSRYSLLPGDLLFFSSSNSWTGIHHVAMYAGDGMMVEAPRTGLNVRLTPVRWSRLFAATRIFGSIEGDVETPDLGAPDPDEPVTTDPTTPGSPSSTPSKTPVPGTSATPGKTTSPSNPTPSKTTTPPKSPSTSPSKPSDPPKSPSTPPSKPSTPPVDTSTPPTKPSTEPPTSTEPSKPVTEPSTTEPQTQPKPDETTSAPATETTTSSSATKTTSSSSTAESSASADSESVSPSGSSSSSSD, from the coding sequence ATGTCCAAGGCATTGCGGTACGGATCGACCCGGCGGTCACGCTTCGCACCGTCGCGTCTACGTCCGTTCGCTCTCCCGGCAGCGGTGCTGGCGGCGATCGCCACCCTCTTCCAGCCGATTCCCGCGATGGCCGCGCCGACCGACCCGGCCGTTCCCGCCGCGACGACTCCCGCCACCTCCGCCACCACCTCGACCTCGATCCCGAACTCCGGCTCGCGGCCCACGCAGACCGGCACGCTCGTCCTCCCCGGCTCACCGACCGGCACGACCACGACCGCGGCCCTGCCGGTCACCTCGATCACCGGCATCGCGACCAGCCCGGTCGTGCAACAGGTGGAGCGAGGTCGGGCCGAGATCGCCGCCCTCGGCGACCAGCTGATCCGGGTCGGGCAGGACCGTGACATCACCAAGGCGCAGGTCACCACCGCGGCGCAGAAGGTCCTGGACGCGCAGGAGTCGCTCCGCGCCGCGCAGACCAACGCCGTGGAGGCCGCCGACGCCGCGGTGCGTGAGGCCGCCGCCCTTCCGCCCGGCACCGTCGGCTCGGGCCTGCTCGACCTCGAGTCGCTCGCCCGGCTGCAGCGCGGTGACGCCACCGCGCACGAGTCGGCCGCCCGTCGGCTGGAGTCCGCCCAGACCGCCGCGCAGCTGGCACTCGACGAGCAGACCACGTCGAGCGCGCGATTCGCGCAGCTCGCCGCCGAGTGGACCAAGCTGAGCGGCCAGCTCACCAAGAAGCAGGCGGCCCAGCAGAAACTCGAGACCGCGAACGCGACCGAGCTGAACGCCGCGGAGACCACGCAGAACGCGACCGACCAGGCCCTCGGCTCGCAGTACCTCACGGGCGCGGAGGCCGGCCGGGGCGCCGACCCTCGGGCGATCAAGGCGCTGGAGTTCGCGCTGGCGCAGCGCGGCGATCCTTACGTGTGGTCCGAGGAGGGCCCGGATCAGTACGACTGCTCCGGCCTGATGTACGCGGCGTACCGCTCGCCCGGTGTCGGATACCCGCTCACCCGCGTGTCCCGCGACCAGTACTACCAGACCCGCGACCGGGCGGTCTCCCGTTACTCGCTGCTCCCCGGTGACCTGCTCTTCTTCAGCTCGTCGAACAGCTGGACCGGCATTCACCACGTCGCGATGTATGCCGGCGACGGCATGATGGTGGAGGCCCCGCGCACCGGGCTGAACGTGCGACTCACGCCGGTCCGGTGGAGCCGCCTCTTCGCGGCCACCCGGATCTTCGGCTCGATCGAGGGCGACGTCGAGACGCCCGACCTCGGCGCTCCCGACCCGGACGAGCCGGTGACGACCGACCCGACCACGCCGGGTTCGCCCTCCTCGACACCGTCGAAGACGCCGGTGCCGGGCACCAGCGCGACCCCGGGCAAGACGACGTCGCCCTCCAACCCGACGCCTTCGAAGACGACGACGCCGCCGAAGAGCCCCTCGACATCGCCGTCCAAGCCGTCCGACCCGCCGAAGAGCCCTTCGACGCCGCCGTCCAAGCCGTCCACCCCGCCCGTGGACACCTCCACGCCGCCGACCAAACCGTCGACCGAGCCGCCCACGTCGACCGAGCCGTCGAAACCGGTGACCGAGCCCTCGACGACCGAGCCGCAGACTCAGCCGAAACCGGACGAGACAACCTCGGCTCCCGCCACGGAGACCACCACGTCGAGCAGCGCCACGAAGACGACTTCGTCCAGCAGCACCGCCGAGTCGAGCGCCTCGGCCGATTCGGAGTCGGTTTCGCCCTCGGGGTCCAGTTCGTCCTCTAGCGATTAG